GGACATGTCCCACCCCATGCAGGACACTCGGACCgcactgggcagctccttcagtgacaggctgcttcacccgcgGTGTGCGAAGGAGagctactgcaggtccttccttcctgctcctGTCAGACTTCACAATGAACACAGCTCCCGGTACACACCACTACTGACAAATTCACTCATGTGCAATATGAGTGCATTGTAAACTGTGCCATGTCAATATTTCTTATCTGCAATAACATAGATTCAATCACTGTCTTTCAtatcctgattttttttataggTTCTCACTATTACACTTtcccctctgctgctgtaacactgcaaactTCTCCACTGTGGGTgatgatcttatcttatcttaacttaaaAGCCATTCATTTTAAGAGAATAACATCAAAAACGAACTTCAATTCGAACTCCAACGTTCTGAGGAGACAGAGATCAGGATTTGACATCCGAATGAAAACAAGGACCATCTGTATGTTGCCTCATTAAATGTGCAAGGCCCCATCCTATTGGTGGGATCCAACTGGTACCTAGCTATTTCCCTGCAACAGATTGCAGGTGGCAGAGCATCGAAAGTCTGAAGGGCAGTCCTTACTCCGGCTGCCTTCTAATTAGACTTTAGGGCAGGGTGGAGCCTCGGAGGACCTGAAAGGGAATTCAGGATGAAGGCAGATGGTGTGAGATCTCATAGAGATGGAAGTGAACACTGGGCCTGATAGAAAGcgagggatggaggaagagagaggagaggagagggaggcgcTGGGAAAGGTGgagactgagaggagagaggataagggagagaggaggtgcTCAGACCTCCGCAGGACAACGTTCAGTTTACTCCTGCAAAGCTTCTTCAACTCTCAATATTGGCAAGGTAGAGAGCTGTTTAATCGTTGAATGGATACGTAAACTTATCTGGGCTTTCCTGcaagactgcaaaacaaaagcccACAAGAActgctgagaaaatgttttaagCAGGAAAAGATGAGCAGTTCAGGATGATGGACGTCGGGACACAACTTTCCTTTGAGAGTCACTGCAGTTGGTGATTATATCAaaatctttccttttttgttaaatgtcTGTCCTTAATTACAGCTTTGTAGAGTGTTAAGTATGTGTTGGAGGACAGCGTTTGCATGTTTCAGCCTGTGATCTCAGTTTTTTTGCAATCAATTTCATCATGAGAGCTCATAAATCTGATGACCTGCTGCGATTTGCTGTCATTAAGGCGGTCAATCCGGATGAGAGCAAGATGAAagcttttcagtcattttacaaTAGATGAAAGGCTTTTATATGAGCCACAAGAAGATGAAAGATTAAACACATAACTATGATATTTAAGATGAAAAGCTAGTGATGCTGTGGAAGCATTTTATTAGCATGCAGGGTCCAAAACAGGCAGaatttttattaaaaattacCTGTCTCACTGGTCTGCATGGTATGAACACATGCATCTGTAATCAgcaacactctctctctctttctcactctctctctcacacacacacacacacactcgcacacactgCTCTGGTGGACCTGGAAACATACATAAGCAAGTCTTTCATGAGATCAGCCTCTACCTGAGCAATAAAGAGCCATCTGTGCTGTGAATAAACTGATgatggcaacacacacacacactcacacacaaacacacacacacacacacacacacacacacacacacacacaaacacacacacactcggggtggagagacacacagagaaatgcttgtttctgtcacttCCCACCTTCAGCGCCGTGGCACGCAGAGTGAATGTAAGGTCAGgttatttctctttctgtgcatTTTATAGCAGCTAACCTAAACCTGACCAGCAGTCCAAGAAGACGAAGGCAAGCTCCGTGGACTGGTAATGAAATaagctgctcacacacatcagGACAAGACTGACGAGGTTGGTTGGTTTGCTTTTTCTGGTTGTCATTTGATATATACATAAGTAATATTATCTTTTCTATCCTCACTCTTTTACaactctgtttctttcttttgagaCTTcctaaaatgctaaaaaaaatcattaactttgtgctggactgtttgctgttgctgttattttcaCAAAAAGACAGTCAACATAAGATCTGTCTcgaatgttttcatgtttgattttttcattATCATTGCTCAACAGTGGTTACCAATCCCCAGGGTCAGGAACCCCCAAGGAGTCTCTAAATAAATATTAAGGGTCACctgatgatttaaaaaaaaaagatttttttttaatcatcaggTTTCTAATTATTTGATGTGACTTttctcaattttttttctttgtagcCATGCTAGAAGCAGATGGCAATGTTGGTCTGTCTGTTGCGGCACCACTTTgatccacactgaaatataacAATTATtagatggattaccatgaaagtTTGTATTCATAGTGTCCGGAGGATGAATCATGATGACTTTGGTAAATCCCTAGCGCCACCATTGGGacaaatttttcattttttaaaaaactttagTTTAGGAAAAATAACTTTGAAATGAATAacattcacatcagcctcaACAACACTTTGTGTTCAGAGAAATtcagcaaatgctagcatgctaaccctCCAACTAATGACCTCCAGGCAtggttagcatgttgacattagcattttgCACTGCTGTGGTTAAAGCTTAACAGGGCCGCTAGCACGGCTGTAGACtaaaaatcctgaaaaatgGAACaatatgagaaagaaaaaacgaTTGGTTTTGTTGAAATGCTGAAGTTCACGTCCATATCCTGTAATTAGGGGCCACAAGTTgactttttcattcattttaaggGATCACAGGCCTAagaggttgggaaccactgctggAAAATGCACACTGTTGTCATTGTAGGGAGTTTCAGCGCTGTGGTGATGATCTCTGCTCTTACATGTGACTCAAACAAGAGGACTGAGTGTGAAGATGCTGCCTGAGGACGTGACAGATAAAGATAACATGCGAAAACAAGAGGACGTCGAAtttaaaagccattttttaaCATCTGTGGTTTAGGATCTATGGGTTGCTCGTCTTTTTGTTGGTGTGTCTCTCGGTGACAAAAGTACAGTCATGATTTTATGAGCCTCAATTGTTaaaggattttttaaaaagacaatcCACCATGTTTAAGCGGTGGCTTTTGGCCCTGGTGGCCCGTGTCGGCCTCATTGTGctgggcctctgctgctgtctgtccctgtTCTACCTCCTGGCCTGTAAGCCGACTtctcacagcagccagcagtcTCTGCTGTGGTCTGGAGGGGCCACCAGCAAGGAGGGATACATGGCTTTGttgcaggagagggaggactCTCACAGGCACTACATCAACAGCCTGACAAAGCAGATAGCCCAGCTAAAAGAGGCTCTACAGGAGAGGACGCAGCAGCTTCAGGAGTCCCTGGATAAAGCTAAAACAAAAGGGATTCTGCCTCAGGGTCTGGAGAGTCTGCACAAAACCCCGACACAGTCTGACCTGAAGGTAGGAGAACATTATACTAGATGATGCAGAAAAgatgttgcatttgtgtgtgctgatCAGATAAATTAAGTTTGACATTATAGATGGGGCGTTAAATGCTACATCATGTCCTCCAGGAGTTTTTCCGCTCCCAGCTGAACCAGGCGGAGGTGAACTCAGGTGTAAAGCTGCCCAGTGAATATGCAGTGATTCCTTTTGACACCTTCACCCTGCGGAGGTAAGAAGGACGGTGGAGCCATCAGGGCTTCCAGGTGTTAACTGCGTAACCTGTGTAATAATGCTTTACAGAGTGGGATGTTGTGTCACTCAGGGTGTACCAGCTTGAGACGGGGCTGACCAGGCACCCGGAAGAGAGGCCTGTGAGGAGAGACCGCAGAGACGAGCTGGTGAGCACAGTGGAAACAGCTCTGCACGTCCTGAACGGACCTCAGCAACACACGGACGACACCAGGGGGAAGCGCACGTACTCCCCTTCAGACTTCATAGAAGGTGAGAAAGATCTTGGTTCATTCATTCCCCTTCTTCACACGTCTACCCTGAGTGGTCAGCTGGGAAAAGTTTGTCAGTCCAcagctggacaaacacaagcagatcTTGGCAGTGTCTGACTCTGGCAAACTCCTGGCTAATCCagaaatgggcaaagaggtggagtgtaGGTGGAGCTGAGCCCAGCCGGATGAAGCCTTGCTACTcaaacctagcagctagctgccACTCAGACTGGCCATCCCCATGATTATGCATAACTGTAAGACTTAATAGAATTTAAAttagtgagttatataaaaattccCCCCCATAAAGTTGTCATGAgcggggaaattagctatagatACCAAAACTTTGTCTTTGTACCAGGctataaatatgtttatttcagctgtaaagAGTTTTTAAGGTATTTTAATGTGGGGttctatggggactgacttgcttttggagacagcctcaagtggccgttCAAGGTACTGCAGTCTTTAACGCTTCCGTGTTGACTTAACTTTTTTGGAGTTTGCTGCTACAACTGCAGCAGTCTACACATTGATGCCTATGGGCAGTTTAGAGTGTCCACCTAACTTGCATGTCTGGAAGGAAACCACGGAACAATCAGAAATGCtatttcatttctgtcattatcTAGTCTGACACTGTGTAAATACTTTTTTTCGGGGCAAGGTGTTGTCATTATCCTTGTCATTGCCCATCCTGGTGCCCCCATatatgaaaaaacacagcagaagtaCCCTCTTGGATGCCCCTATgagagataaaacattaaaaagtgcCCTCTACACTGACCCAATGTGCAGACGATGTGATAAAGTGAAATTTTATAATGACACTAACTGTATTGGGCGGATACCACATCTGATTGGTGTATATTTGATTGAGTGACATATCCGTCCCACTAAAATCATCTAAAATCAATGATCAAGTAATAATTTCAGCTGTACTcgtatatactgttgggtagtttaatttataacaaagCATCATATTCTGTAAGCACTTCCTCTGATTTGAGGGCCGAGTCTTAATTTGCAAAGACTCAAGTGAAGTACCTAAGATTTGGACTTTGAgaacagtatttgagtaaatatATTATAGGAAACGGTGGTTGTAGACTGTGATCgttctttgtctctgtcccAGGGTTGACTCGTACAGAGCGGGACAGAGGAACTGTTTATGAGCTGATGTTTAAAGGCGAAGGCCTGCGCGACTTCACTCAGCTGGTGCTCTTCAGGCCGTTCGGCCCCTTGGTGAAGGTGAAGAGCGAGAGCGTGGACACGCGCAGCATCCTCATCAACATCATCGTGCCTCTTTCCAAGAGGGCAGACGCATTCAGGCAGTTCATCGGCAACTTCAGGTATTGTTTGAAAAGTGGATTAACATGCTCACGGCGCCGACTGTGGTTGTATCATCACATTATTGATGTCAAACTTAGGGAATTCATTTGGAAGTGCCGAGTGAATCCTTATCTTAATAGAGTGGCTTGGTTGAACGCCAGTGAAACTCCTCGCCACCTCAGGGAAAATGAGTATATGGATTTTAAAGGCTGGTTTCACAGGTGTGAATGTAATTGTTGTCCTTATCTGTAAAAAGGTAATTTGTGGCTATCTCTGGATGAATTAGTATAGAAGTGGAcctgatgtgtttatttgtataatgcgtctttgtgttttttgattcAGAGAAGTGTGCATCCAGCAGGACGGCAAGGTTCATCTCACTGTGGTCTACTTTGGTCGAGATCAGATAGACCAGGTGAAAGCCATGCTGGACCAAACCACCAGGTAAATGTAGACGATTTACAGGTTCATCATCAGCTAATGTCACAATGGAAGCACATATGATAATATCTGTCATGATGCATGAGCTCGTAGCACCCAAAGGCAGAACGGTAGACAGAAATCAGTGCGAGCAGTTTATTAGAACAAAATAAGCAATGTGTGCAGTTTGCTGGAGCTTGATCTAGCAGACAAGGGAAGTTCAGGGAGACGAGGCAGGGGGAGTTTGGCTGACTTGCGACTCGAGGTGGAGAATGGCTCGGAGGTTTCAAAGCAaaggagacaaaacacagatgtgaAATCAGTGACACAGAGCAGACCAGCAAGAACAGGAGCCAAGACAAAGCATGACATGGATAAACTGACGATCTGGAGTGAAGGGCCGGGGTTTATATACTGCAAGCTCTGATCGCTTGATgaacctcaggtgtgcagggcGGGCAGCAGGAGGGGAGCAGGTGAACCCCACCCAGTTCAGCTCAGGCGCAGACATACAATAATTGTTTATTTCCCCGTCTTTGACCCTGTACATTTTGTTACTGACCCCTTAAAATAAACACTCTCTGGGGGATCAGAACAACTAGTATTGAGTAAACTGTGCAGGATGCCGAGGTCTTTCCTTCCTGCTTGCACGACATGCTTGACCTCGGTCAGAGTGATTCAAAGTGTATTTAATTTGTCAGGAAAACGTTGAACGAGTTGATCACTGCACACCTTTTTGTTGCAATCTTTAGAGATGACATTAAGTCAAAACGGCTGAAGTCCAAGCAAAGTCAGCTGTAAATGTCAGTATAAATGTTAAAATCAAAGCTGAgtctttttctgattttgtcaAATCCACGAGTCATGTGACTCGAATGTACACCTCTGTCAAGATgatgcatatatttttttagatattaaaatgtgtctcttcttcttctgagtGCTTCTTGGAGTTACTCTCACAGATGTCTCCATGCTGCCCTGCAGATATTTTGGCCataagattaaaaacaaaagcagtgttTTAGGGCTGCAGGCAGTAATAAGGTGAGCCTCTGGAGCACTgagagagcaacacacacagctttaatgAGCAAAAGGCTGGGATGATTAAATCTTTCTACTTTTGACTTGAAGGGAAAATACTGTAGATCCTCTTTGAGCTATTGTTAACAATGCAACGCTGCAACTGTGCAGCGCTCTGATGGGACTTTATGtgatcatttcaaattaaaacactCAGAAGCATCAGAGCACCTGTCTAACCAAACAGCCCCGTCCTCCCCTCAGAGAGACTCGGTTCAGGAGCTTCACTTTGATCCAGCTGAATGAGGAGTTTTCTCGCGGCCGCGGCTTGGAGGTGGGGGCCAGGGCGTGGAGGCGGAGCCAGAACgtcctgctcttcttctgtgatgTTGACATCCACTTCACCGCCGACTTCTTAACTTCCTGTCGCCTCAACGCAGAGCccggtgagagagagagagagcattgCATCACCTCAAGCTCTAtgaaacatttacacacatacacacatacctCAGAGGGGTTGTAACCCAGCCTCGGGTCATCATATAACCTGTTTCTACAATTAGAACAGCCACTTAAACTGCCTGTTTAAGTCATATCGTTTCATCCATCTGTTTCATTGGCTTAATTAAAGGCCCTGCACGCccacacagatgttttcaaCTATTCTGGCTTCTGCTCAGGTTGATGTTGGGGAGAGCTGTGCAGGGAGTTATGTGATGTCCTGCTGACCCTTCATAAAGCTGACCTGTACAGTGCTGGTTTCAGCCATTTAAATGTggtttcctctcatttcagtATGACACATGAACTGCACACACTGCTTATGTTGACTTGGGTTGCTggtaagtttaaaaaaaaagagagaaacccACAGTTTCATAAACAATAAAGACAAATCAGCACATATTTCACAGGATGTTGCAGAATCAGAATATAAAAGTACTGAAACATGTAGTTCCTGTGTTGTGAGAAGGTTTACACCTCCTGCTCTTCCATTATCAGCTGATAGAGATTCACACCTGCTGCCTCTCATGCTGCCTCcgctccattttttttcctgccccTGCCAACACGGTCAAATGGAGGGCAGCCACTCCACCTTTTTCGCGGCTGCATGATATTTATGTGTGAAATCCTGCAAGAGTTAACAGTATGCAGCAGATGTCTTCTCTATTCTTATAGATTTTGGGGGGAAATAAATGATGTGGGAACAGGTCTTACACACCTGAAAGGAGGTCATGTGATCATACCCCTGTCTACTACTACTGAAGGATGAGCCAGAGAAGCAGTAACAAACAaagctagcttagcattagaTAAATGATACATCCATGTGGGCTCTGTGTCTTCTTTTCAGATTGTTAATTGCTTGACTGTCTGTAGCATCTGAATCAACAAAGTGGCTAATTACGC
The DNA window shown above is from Chelmon rostratus isolate fCheRos1 chromosome 5, fCheRos1.pri, whole genome shotgun sequence and carries:
- the LOC121606953 gene encoding chondroitin sulfate N-acetylgalactosaminyltransferase 1-like, whose product is MFKRWLLALVARVGLIVLGLCCCLSLFYLLACKPTSHSSQQSLLWSGGATSKEGYMALLQEREDSHRHYINSLTKQIAQLKEALQERTQQLQESLDKAKTKGILPQGLESLHKTPTQSDLKEFFRSQLNQAEVNSGVKLPSEYAVIPFDTFTLRRVYQLETGLTRHPEERPVRRDRRDELVSTVETALHVLNGPQQHTDDTRGKRTYSPSDFIEGLTRTERDRGTVYELMFKGEGLRDFTQLVLFRPFGPLVKVKSESVDTRSILINIIVPLSKRADAFRQFIGNFREVCIQQDGKVHLTVVYFGRDQIDQVKAMLDQTTRETRFRSFTLIQLNEEFSRGRGLEVGARAWRRSQNVLLFFCDVDIHFTADFLTSCRLNAEPGKKVFYPVLFSQYNPSIIYRNHTLLPSIQQQLEMRKETGFWRDFGFGMTCQYRSDFINIGGFDRNIKGWGLEDVHLYRKYLHSKLMVIRSPSRGLFHLWHEKSCADELPPEKYKMCMQTKAMSEASHGQLGELFFKREIELHLNSQKLRNRGA